A single Triticum dicoccoides isolate Atlit2015 ecotype Zavitan chromosome 2A, WEW_v2.0, whole genome shotgun sequence DNA region contains:
- the LOC119357200 gene encoding AT-hook motif nuclear-localized protein 9-like, with protein sequence MDGKDLISPSDLPPFYGQQQQQQQHLRMLGGTGGGGGQHSPSSLAGMHSVIRPMPNMSMSPTAILQSIGGGASSLAGMQFNMDNTTSPSSMLQHAGNMGGSVSGSGTTMPVASPPPEPVKRKRGRPRKYGPDGAMKHHMSSSSSSAHHQQQQHQMMVAPQQRMGSMAGQGMAGGLDDAAQKKKRGRPPGTGKKLSSPSSKPSGNAFPGSAGTSFTPHIITASPSEDVAGKIAAFANQSPRAVCVLSAMGSVSRAVLRHPADHPPSYNNPAIYEGLYEILSLSGSYNLNEGQQNQTDGISVTLCSPERHVIGGVLGGALVAASTVQVVLGTFVQGGSKSKSKKAAKPPAFGPDSLTGAGPDVVSPSSGHNQNLTSPPSVVSTGGWPSSGIFDTRSSNIDINSSRG encoded by the exons ATGGATGGCAAAGACCTCATCTCACCGTCCGACCTGCCGCCATTCtatggccagcagcagcagcagcagcagcacctccGCATGctcggcggcaccggcggcggcggggggcagCATAGCCCCTCCTCGCTCGCCGGGATGCACTCCGTCATCCGCCCCATGCCCAACATGAGCATGAGCCCCACCGCCATCCTCCAGTCCATCGGCGGCGGCGCCTCCTCCCTCGCCGGCATGCAGTTCAACATGGACAACACCACGTCCCCTTCCTCCATGTTGCAGCACGCCGGCAACATGGGCGGCTCTGTTTCTGGCTCGGGCACGACGATGCCGGTGGCCAGCCCGCCGCCGGAGCCCGTCAAGCGGAAGCGGGGCAGGCCGCGCAAGTACGGGCCCGACGGCGCCATGAAGCACCACATGTCCTCGTCTTCCTCGTCGGCGCATCATCAGCAGCAGCAACATCAGATGATGGTCGCGCCTCAGCAGAGGATGGGGTCGATGGCCGGGCAGGGCATGGCGGGCGGGCTCGACGACGCGGCCCAGAAGAAGAAGCGCGGCCGACCGCCAGGCACCGGGAAGAAGCTCTCCTCACCCAGCAGTAAACCCTCCG GCAATGCGTTCCCTGGTTCAGCTGGAACGAGCTTTACTCCCCACATCATCACAGCATCTCCTTCAGAG GACGTCGCGGGGAAGATCGCGGCATTCGCGAACCAGTCACCGAGGGCGGTGTGCGTGCTCTCAGCGATGGGGTCCGTCTCCAGGGCCGTCCTGCGCCACCCGGCAGATCATCCTCCTTCCTACAATAACCCTGCCATTTACGAG GGATTGTATGAAATCCTGAGTTTATCCGGCTCTTACAATCTGAACGAGGGCCAGCAAAATCAAACCGACGGGATCAGCGTCACGCTCTGCAGCCCGGAGAGGCATGTCATTGGAGGTGTCCTGGGTGGAGCATTGGTGGCTGCCAGTACTGTGCAG GTGGTGCTAGGGACTTTTGTGCAAGGAGGATCCAAATCAAAGTCCAAGAAAGCCGCGAAACCACCAGCTTTCGGTCCCGACTCGCTCACCGGCGCTGGGCCAGATGTGGTGTCGCCCAGCTCAGGACATAACCAAAACCTAACGTCGCCGCCCTCCGTTGTATCAACGGGAGGGTGGCCTAGCTCTGGGATATTTGACACACGAAGTTCCAACATTGATATCAACTCTTCTAGAGGATAG